One stretch of Chitinophaga pendula DNA includes these proteins:
- the hisIE gene encoding bifunctional phosphoribosyl-AMP cyclohydrolase/phosphoribosyl-ATP diphosphatase HisIE codes for MQIDFQKSADGLIPAIIQDAVTQKVLMLGYMDQAAFNKTRTEGKVTFFSRSKNRLWTKGEESGNFLLVQDIKIDCDNDTLLIKVNPVGPVCHTGTDTCWQENNVSNDFLAKLEGIIADRKQNPNGDSYTSRLFAKGINKVAQKVGEEAVEVVIEAKDNNESLFLNESADLLFHYLILLQAKGYRLDDVINILKQRHKS; via the coding sequence ATGCAGATAGATTTTCAGAAGTCAGCAGATGGACTCATACCAGCAATCATTCAGGATGCCGTAACACAAAAAGTACTGATGCTGGGATACATGGACCAGGCAGCCTTCAACAAAACCCGCACAGAAGGAAAAGTGACCTTCTTCAGCCGCTCCAAAAACCGGCTGTGGACAAAGGGAGAAGAAAGCGGCAACTTCCTCCTCGTACAAGACATAAAAATAGATTGTGATAACGATACCTTACTCATAAAGGTCAATCCCGTTGGCCCCGTTTGCCATACCGGCACTGATACCTGCTGGCAGGAGAACAATGTAAGCAATGACTTCCTCGCCAAACTGGAAGGTATCATCGCCGATAGAAAACAAAATCCAAATGGCGACTCTTACACATCCCGCCTCTTCGCCAAAGGCATCAACAAAGTAGCACAGAAAGTAGGAGAGGAAGCCGTCGAAGTAGTGATCGAAGCCAAAGACAACAACGAATCCCTCTTCCTCAACGAATCCGCTGACCTCCTGTTCCATTATCTTATCCTCCTCCAGGCCAAAGGATACCGCCTCGACGACGTGATCAATATATTGAAACAGCGCCATAAAAGCTAA